The Zygosaccharomyces rouxii strain CBS732 chromosome G complete sequence genome contains a region encoding:
- the CDH1 gene encoding Cdh1p (similar to uniprot|P53197 Saccharomyces cerevisiae YGL003C CDH1 CDC20 homolog 1 protein required for Clb2 and Ase1 degradation) — protein sequence MAGYSGNPFINNTPSSSPLKNADNNRVTKRPLGSSSSSSLMSSPTRRSRITGSAAYGDRFIPSRTEIDLNTMASIGSVASLPPAPPSISEDQVELQREMQAHETFDAVLKNELFGEKLSRDAVGNESSIDRIKNTRPSRVNLNEPIEEEAPTTPPDSVDVDSQVQSAPVTPHRGLHSHSEELFRPSSNAIRGASLLTYRERTGTRPSTASMMQSQFFDTSSSVRPDSKQLLLSPGKQFRQIAKIPYRVLDAPSLADDFYYDLIDWSSTDMLAVALGKSIFLADNATGDVLHLCDTENEYTSLSWVGAGSHLAVGQGNGLVEIYDVVKKKCIRTLSGHMDRVACLSWNNYVLTSGSRDRRILHRDVRIPDSYFERIEAHTQEVCGLKWNVDDNKLASGGNDNMLFVYDSTARNPVLTFNEHTAAVKAMAWSPHKRGVLGSGGGTADRRLKVWNVNTSQKISDVDTGSQVCNMVWSKNTDEILTSHGYSRYNLTLWDFPTMDPVAILKGHSFRVLHLTLSADGTTVVSGAGDETLRYWKIFDKPKVKAKPDSVIFSAFNQIR from the coding sequence ATGGCAGGTTATTCAGGAAATCCGTTCATTAATAATACTCCGTCGTCTTCCCCGTTGAAAAATGCTGACAACAATAGGGTTACGAAACGACCGCTGGGGAGCTCTTCGTCGTCTTCATTAATGTCTTCGCCGACAAGAAGGTCGAGGATAACGGGGTCAGCAGCCTATGGTGATCGTTTTATTCCCAGTCGTACAGAAATTGATCTTAATACAATGGCTTCAATTGGTAGCGTTGCTAGTTTACCACCTGCGCCGCCATCTATATCAGAGGATCAAGTGGAGTTACAGAGGGAGATGCAAGCAcatgaaacttttgatgCAGTCTTAAAGAATGAATTATTTGGAGAAAAGCTTTCAAGGGATGCAGTAGGAAATGAAAGTAGTATAGATCGTATCAAGAACACGAGGCCTTCTCGAGTCAACTTAAATGAACCGATTGAGGAAGAAGCTCCGACGACGCCTCCAGATAGTGTTGATGTAGATAGTCAAGTTCAATCGGCTCCTGTGACGCCTCATCGAGGTTTGCATTCCCATTCTGAAGAGTTATTCAGACCTTCCAGTAATGCCATTAGGGGCGCTAGTCTTTTAACTTATAGGGAAAGAACGGGTACTAGGCCTTCTACGGCCTCTATGATGCAATCACAATTCTTCGACACTAGCTCTTCTGTCCGTCCCGACTCAAAGCAACTGTTACTGTCACCTGGTAAACAATTTAGACAGATTGCCAAAATCCCCTATAGAGTGCTGGATGCACCTTCCCTAGCGGATGATTTTTATTACGATCTCATAGATTGGTCTTCAACCGATATGTTGGCAGTAGCATTAggtaaatccatttttttaGCGGACAATGCTACGGGTGACgttcttcatctttgtGATACTGAAAACGAGTACACTAGTTTAAGCTGGGTGGGGGCTGGCTCTCACTTGGCCGTAGGTCAAGGTAACGGTTTGGTTGAAATTTATGACGTGGTTAAAAAGAAGTGCATACGAACCTTGTCAGGACACATGGACAGAGTTGCTTGTCTCTCATGGAATAATTACGTTTTGACGTCGGGAAGCCGAGATAGGCGTATATTACATAGAGACGTCCGTATACCAGATTCTTATTTTGAACGTATCGAAGCACATACACAAGAAGTCTGTGGCTTGAAATGGAATGTGGATGATAATAAGTTGGCATCaggtggtaatgataatatgCTATTCGTCTACGACTCTACTGCTAGGAATCCCGTGTTGACATTTAACGAACATACGGCAGCCGTGAAAGCTATGGCATGGTCGCCACATAAAAGAGGAGTTTTAGGTTCCGGCGGTGGTACTGCTGATAGGCGGCTTAAAGTTTGGAATGTAAACACCTCTCAGAAGATTAGTGATGTGGATACGGGATCTCAGGTTTGTAATATGGTATGGTCAAAGAATacagatgaaattttaacCTCTCATGGTTACTCAAGGTATAATCTCACCCTTTGGGATTTTCCAACTATGGATCCCGTGGCGATACTGAAGGGCCACAGTTTCAGAGTACTGCATTTGACTTTATCTGCAGATGGAACTACGGTTGTTTctggtgctggtgatgAGACTCTTAGGTACTGGAAGATCTTTGATAAGCCTAAAGTGAAAGCCAAGCCGGATTCTGTCATTTTTAGCGCCTTTAATCAGATCAGATGA
- the SWD1 gene encoding COMPASS subunit protein SWD1 (similar to uniprot|P39706 Saccharomyces cerevisiae YAR003W SWD1 Subunit of the COMPASS complex which methylates histone H3 on lysine 4 and is required in transcriptional silencing near telomeres) encodes MTNLLLQDPFSVLKEYPDKLTHSLENPLHTECVRFSPRGDYLALGCSNGGVIIYDMDTFRPICVLGNKMGAHMRSVQSISWSSDGKYLLTGSRDWSVKLWDLASAGQPLKQVRFDSPIWNCQWVNADQFTCVVTVLEESSAFLIYFAHDQPLVRTLHGNENNDDHGYVLTSTVHTKFSDIIFTGTSKGWINVYQLCKGESESNVAQMLKGLKVANANIKHVIVSQQGDKIAVNCSDRSIRQYAFTLTADRSSVELELEHKYQDVINKLQWNSIFFSNKAAEYLVASTHGSSAHELYLWETSSGTLVRVLEGSEEELMDIDWNFYKMFIASNGLESGDVYIWSIVIAPKWSALAPDFEEVEENVDYREKEDEFDQIDELEQQEELNQAEEVDIDLRTREQFDVRGNDLLVAQFTIPTDYERILTLKAAKLAQD; translated from the coding sequence ATGACCAATTTGTTACTTCAGGATCCCTTTTCTGTTCTTAAGGAGTATCCTGACAAGCTTACACACAGTTTGGAGAACCCTTTGCACACCGAATGTGTTCGTTTTAGCCCCCGTGGTGACTATTTAGCGCTAGGTTGTTCAAATGGAGGTGTGATAATCTACGATATGGATACTTTTAGACCCATCTGTGTATTGGGGAATAAAATGGGGGCACATATGAGATCTGTACAGTCAATTTCATGGTCATCAGATGGGAAGTATCTATTAACAGGCTCGAGGGACTGGTCTGTAAAATTATGGGACCTAGCTAGCGCCGGACAACCTTTGAAACAAGTTCGTTTTGATTCTCCCATTTGGAATTGCCAATGGGTAAATGCAGATCAATTTACTTGTGTGGTAACGGTTTTAGAAGAGAGTAGTGcatttttaatttattTTGCCCATGATCAACCGCTGGTACGAACATTACACGgaaatgaaaataatgatgatcATGGGTACGTTTTGACTTCCACTGTTCATACAAAATTTTCTGATATCATTTTTACGGGGACTTCTAAAGGTTGGATCAATGTGTATCAACTTTGCAAAGGAGAAAGTGAATCGAATGTCGCTCAAATGCTGAAAGGTCTGAAGGTGGCCAATGCCAATATTAAACATGTCATTGTATCTCAACAAGGTGATAAGATCGCTGTTAATTGTTCAGATAGATCCATTAGACAGTATGCTTTTACGTTAACCGCGGATCGCTCCTCtgtagaattggaattagaACACAAGTACCAGGATGTGATTAACAAGTTACAGTGGAATagtatttttttcagtAATAAAGCTGCGGAATATCTTGTGGCCTCTACGCATGGTTCATCCGCGCACGAATTGTATCTTTGGGAAACTAGTTCAGGTACCCTAGTTCGTGTTTTGGAAGGTTCTGAAGAGGAATTGATGGACATTGATTGGAATTTCTACAAAATGTTCATTGCTAGTAATGGTCTTGAATCTGGTGATGTTTACATCTGGTCCATAGTAATCGCCCCCAAATGGAGTGCTTTAGCTCCAGATTTCGAAGAAGTGGAGGAGAATGTGGATTATCgggaaaaagaagatgaatttgatcaaatcgATGAATTAGAGCAACAAGAAGAGTTAAATCAAGCAGAAGAAGTTGATATCGATTTAAGAACTAGAGAACAATTTGACGTTAGAGGTAATGATTTGTTAGTCGCTCAATTCACTATTCCGACGGATTACGAACGTATACTGACCCTCAAGGCGGCTAAACTGGCACAAGATTAG
- the ERP1 gene encoding Erp1p (similar to uniprot|Q05359 Saccharomyces cerevisiae YAR002C-A ERP1 Protein that forms a heterotrimeric complex with Erp2p Emp24p and Erv25p member along with Emp24p and Erv25p of the p24 family involved in ER to Golgi transport and localized to COPII-coated vesicles) encodes MLLVSALLQLAIVALLFPSQVAAFSLYSNGERRCFYKELSKGTLLQGKYSVKAYDDGIQSYRDTNPQEFDVSMEVEEVFDDYHRVVHQKGVSGELNLLALDSGEHRICIQAQPNSWMGKSKTKINLDFEIGSDVKLDSKQKTVVDSLHQKVNILNDKVLSIRREQKLVRDREAQFRDISESVNSHAMWWSVIQLVVLVLTCIWQMRHLRTFFVKQKVL; translated from the coding sequence ATGTTGTTAGTTTCAGCTTTATTGCAATTGGCAATTGTTGCCCTGCTATTTCCTTCTCAAGTGGCGGCTTTTTCCCTCTACAGTAATGGTGAGAGAAGATGTTTCTACAAGGAATTGTCAAAGGGTACGTTACTTCAGGGCAAGTACAGTGTCAAGGCATATGATGATGGTATCCAATCCTACAGAGACACTAATCCACAAGAATTCGATGTATCAATGGAAGTAGAAGAAGTTTTTGATGATTATCACAGAGTTGTGCATCAAAAGGGTGTATCAGGAGAACTAAACCTATTAGCGCTAGATTCAGGTGAACACAGAATTTGTATTCAGGCGCAACCTAATTCTTGGATGGGTAAATCAAAAACTAAGATCAATttagattttgaaattggttctGACGTTAAATTGGAttcaaaacaaaaaacagTGGTTGATTCTCTACATCAAAAAGTAAACATTTTAAATGATAAAGTGCTTTCGATTAGAAGGGAACAGAAATTGGTTAGAGACCGTGAAGCCCAATTCAGAGATATCTCTGAATCTGTTAACTCGCATGCTATGTGGTGGAGTGTCATTCAATTGGTTGTGCTAGTGCTAACCTGTATTTGGCAAATGAGACATTTAAGGACTTTCTTCGTAAAACAGAAAGTTTTGTAA
- the NUP60 gene encoding FG-nucleoporin NUP60 (weakly similar to uniprot|P39705 Saccharomyces cerevisiae YAR002W NUP60 Subunit of the nuclear pore complex (NPC) functions to anchor Nup2p to the NPC in a dynamic process that is controlled by the nucleoplasmic concentration of Gsp1p-GTP potential Cdc28p substrate), giving the protein MVDQSKSYRSRGAIAPYRRPMSSNNRSKPSILNKLKSFFTNDGNDGKEENSGLKRRHLASGGSPTVSIPGGFFNSDDASPSIVLPKCPGEAQISNSTPNVDAINEGERDEEASADEEPYNADISNAKLADFFSRKGGEPLSEMEMEGVKSLMKKSSKSVRSSRAGSIVNTTLSHDDPTDLVYSRILKHSRTPSLATSTMRAPAFTPRYDDSFGSHSFANTSRGSVSSRRRVFDYSSLPSPYKTTVYKYSAADNDSSDAHGTKTPDASKSMVVKPSNGKKLSNTASALVSLLENDNSKEETSNRLANPYSSHVNQLRKYKKSLPTLPATKQEPSKFAPIKSSALQELENAKTKVTNEVAPKSQQHNSVDKYKPMRSSSLRSNVVKADESPERKITTKETEPEVPKAPTFNFQFQTNDKIEPNTKSQPHAHPAAKPEFAFKFQPQKFGPPDNNSDSDVVDKIPTKVANAYSTAPSIIATESDPEYDFGQISPSNIDPSAVDNKKVQDFKTLFVF; this is encoded by the coding sequence ATGGTTGATCAGAGCAAATCTTATCGTTCCAGGGGGGCTATAGCACCTTACAGAAGACCCATGTCTAGTAATAACAGAAGTAAACCCAGTATTTTGAACAAACTGAAGTCATTTTTCACAAACGATGGTAATGATggcaaagaagaaaattctgGTTTGAAGAGAAGACATTTAGCTAGCGGAGGAAGCCCAACTGTGTCAATTCCTGGCGGTTTTTTTAATTCAGATGATGCTTCACCTTCTATTGTATTACCCAAGTGTCCAGGGGAAGCACAAATAAGTAATTCGACTCCCAATGTAGACGCTATTAACGAAGGGGAAAGGGATGAAGAGGCTAGtgctgatgaagaaccCTATAATGCAGATATCTCTAATGCCAAGCTTGCTGATTTCTTTAGTCGAAAGGGTGGGGAGCCTTTGagtgaaatggaaatggaaGGTGTGAAATCGCTTATGAAGAAGTCAAGTAAATCAGTAAGATCTTCTAGAGCAGGTTCCATAGTCAATACTACATTGAGTCACGATGATCCTACAGATTTAGTATATTCTCGCATACTCAAGCATTCGAGAACACCCTCCTTAGCTACATCGACTATGAGGGCCCCTGCATTTACTCCCAGATACGATGACTCTTTTGGATCTCACAGTTTTGCAAACACTAGCAGAGGTTCAGTTTCCTCTAGAAGGCGGGTTTTCGATTATTCTAGTCTACCATCTCCATACAAGACTACTGTCTACAAATACAGTGCGGCAGATAATGATAGTAGCGATGCACATGGTACTAAGACCCCTGATGCTTCTAAAAGCATGGTTGTTAAGCCAagtaatggtaaaaaattgagTAATACTGCATCAGCACTGGTTTCGCTTCtggaaaatgataattccaaagaagaaacttcAAATCGATTGGCAAATCCTTATTCGTCACACGTTAATCAACTTCGCAAATATAAGAAAAGTTTACCCACGTTACCAGCTACTAAACAAGAGCCCTCTAAGTTTGCCCCTATAAAATCATCAGCTTTGcaggaattggaaaatgctAAGACTAAGGTAACAAACGAAGTTGCTCCAAAGTCTCAGCAGCATAATTCAGTAGACAAATACAAGCCTATGCGGTCATCATCACTGCGTTCTAATGTGGTTAAAGCTGATGAATCACCAGAGAGAAAGATAACAACTAAAGAAACGGAACCTGAAGTGCCCAAGGCCCCTACCTTTAacttccaattccaaaCGAACGATAAAATTGAGCCTAATACGAAATCACAACCACATGCTCACCCGGCGGCTAAGCCTGAATTTGCATTTAAATTTCAGCCTCAAAAGTTCGGTCCTCCAGATAATAACTCTGATAGCGATGTCGTTGATAAAATACCAACCAAGGTTGCCAATGCTTATTCAACCGCTCCATCTATCATAGCAACTGAAAGTGATCCGGAATATGATTTTGGACAAATCTCGCCTTCCAACATAGATCCAAGTGCAGTGGATAATAAAAAAGTGCAGGATTTCAAGACGCTGTTCGTGTTTTAA